The Rhizophagus irregularis chromosome 12, complete sequence sequence GGAACAATTAATTAACCATTTTACGAAATTGTTCTGTTACATAAATTTggatctttaattttataaattcggCCCGAatcagtaattttttttatcggaCTGCGGTTTATAGAACCGGAAAATCCGGATAGAAACAAGATAAATCCATGTTCGAAGCACTTTTTTCCACTtagaattttcaattaatcCATTTATTGACTTATTTTCGTAAGTATTATCCAAATTTGCCACATTAAACTACCCTTGTGTTACTTTCTTGTCTTAGCGCCTCTTGTCTTTAACCAATAATATCAAAAGTAAAGTGATACAAGCCAAGCAGATCAATAAGATAAACTTTTGTGTCACAGGATTTAGAATTAGCAGAACATTCTGTGGAATATCAGTAAATTCACCAGCCCTTCCAATTTCTTTGTTGCAAATTTGATCATCATAATGCAgaaatctaattataataaagcacAATGACGAAGAATTTTGAATCATTTTCACCCAATTGAAAAGTAAATAATGTTCAATTCAATGTATATgtctaattaatttaaattaatttaaacgataataataatatttttttttttctttttctttttttatgatttctaGCATTATAGTCTTATAATACATTCATGGGAATAGACAAACATCGGTTCAAGACCGAAATATCCAATAATTTCTTCATGCAAAATtacttaatgaaaaatattatataataaattatgattatggatttttttttttagaattttttgttttgcCAACCAACTGTCAGAAAaggaaattaatataaaagattatttactGCATTAGTTCGAGTAAAGATATGAAAAAACCTGACTCGAAATTAatcattgttatttattattatgattagtTAATTGTCATGTTGTTATGACGGAAGTATTCTTTGATAGAACGTTGTTCTAGAAGTGATTTACGTCGTACATGACTATATAAACTCGCTATAATAGGATCTATGTCGTACAAACGTAATCAAATGATCTTTTTCTCTATCGAAGAAAATTTTagatcaaaataatttgaaactCATTAGGAGGTTTTCTTTTGGATTTTCCTTTATTCcttaaaataacaatttgttacaaacattaaattatctaaagaaTAATTGAGAATTTAATCATATTGAATTGACGtcattataattcaaaaattgtaTTCTccaacatttaataattttcctaCGGATTGATATgcatttatgtaaataaataaagatttgcattaatattctttaattttttaaagtttattattaaatgttacaCCTCTCAATAATTGCGGCCGAGATTttaaggaaaatttttatcctTTGGCACAAAGAACTCGgagttatttaattatttcttgtagactttaaaaagaaatgcgTTCAAAGAAATGTGTTAATACttcaaattttactaaaaaaaatttacttaaaaccgatcaataaaaaatattcgcgtattaatatttataatacaaattcctaaaatttattgttaaactCTCCTATTTTTGGataataatgcaaataatGTAAGAAAggattttctatttattaaattcattaagaATCTTCATTTacattgttataaaaattaattctcGTTGAAGGTATATTACATACCTATATaggtaataaattaattatggcTAATGTTCGAACTTATTCGACTTGGTGTAACGATCCAATAAAATATTGGTCATCATTTCCGAATCTGACATATCTTCAGCCACAACGGGGTGGAAACTCCACtccaaaatatataaaagagaaattttctcgagatttttttttcagcaaattgcaaagattttttttttgaggaaaaaaaaaaaagatttatacaaaaatatcatcaattttttttaaagcctTCTTATTTAATCGACTAAAACATGCCAAGATCACCCTCTTCAAAGAAAACTTCTTTATCAAATCTTCCGGAAGATATGCCAAAAATTACAATGCCATTTCCACCAAAAATGACGGCAGAAGAATTCCTTCGTAGTAGACCACTTTCTAGAGCGTATTTTAGATCTCCAAAttcattctttatttatagaCAACAATTTGTAAAGCAATTGAAATTGGAGAATTATAATGATCAAATGGTAAAAGTTAGCAAATGGGCCGGTATTTTTTGGTCAAATGAGCCAAGTAACGTTAAAGAACATTACAAGAAAATTGAAAAGGAAattcaaaaacttttaaacGAACAATTTAAGAATGAACAAAATAATCcttataatattattcctAGATTCATTTTTGAATATCAAACTAATGTGGATGATAATgacgataataataataataataataataataataataataatgaaaatcctTTAACTAATGTAACTGATGTGGGAAATGTGGCTGATGTTTCTTCTGATTGGTCTCGCTTAACAGAATTTGATAGTCCAGTTTATGATGAACTACCAACAGATTTACCAACAGATTTATATTTTCCTTTATCTTCTTTACCTTTTACATCTCCCGTATCTTTTGCGTCTCCCGTGCCTTCTGTATCTCCCATACTTTCTGCATCTCCCGTATCTCCTTTATCTCCTGTATTTCCTAGTTATTCATATTATGATGTAAATGAAAATAGTTGGTGCAATAATTTAGAATcttatattgaattatatgatttaatcgATTTGCATGGTGATATCTGAAATTCCatatttggttaaaaaaacGTTAGCGAAAATATTTTcgtgattttcattttttcgaattttttagGCTTAGgctcatattttatttatcggATTTGTAatggcaaaaaaattattcgacTACGAATTTTTTTAGGCTTAGGCccgtattttatttatcggATTTGtaatggcaaaaaaaaaaaaacattttcactTCTTTATTTGTCGTATATTCATTTGTTTGCATATTTACGGATCAAAATAAACCCGgttgtttattttattcacATTCAAAagtataaagataaaaaaaaaaaatttaaaaaaggttgtaaggaaattttaagataatttagataattttaagaTTACATTTTATGCAACACCACTTTGACAAAACTCATCTTTATATAATTGGATGATTCCACAACTTTCCATTTTatgatgtaaatttttttaattaataagttatatatcatcaaaattgtACATGttagaaataaattcaaacattcaggactttttttttaaaaaaaaaataataataaatttatgtattaagtttttttagtatcatgtaatttattacCGACTTTTTGAGATGTCAATATATTTGGATTGTTTCAAGGGTATGATAATTAAGCAGTTATTAATTGCGTTTGCGTTCTATTCATTCATACTGCGCGCAATAGTCGCAGTAGCTTTTACAGTGCTATCACTTGTTGGTACAGTAGTTGATGTAAATCACTGGATTTGTCCAGTACAACAGTCATAATCCGAAAGTTGGACGGTATTAAACATCACGCATCAATTATCGGCATATGGATTTGATTTTTTGAGCATCGTCAATTTCATATTACTGTGGAGTTAATAAAGAATAGTATTTGAGCGTGGACGTAACCCATGTAATTTTCCTTCTGACGTCACCTCACATTTTAACCCTTGCTTTCTTCTTTCCTAGttgtatttataaatgatCACATAACGCCACACTTCATATCCACACTGGTTATCATTTCCATATATATttgtcttaaaaaaattatacaacgAATCAGTCGAATCGCATTGAAGTGCGTGATAAGTTCATTAGCAATAGTAATTTCGTCctattatgaaatttaatcttaaaatattcaatttgaTAATGCAATTATCGCACAGTTGGAAGAATACAAATCCTGCTGATTATGAAACAGCAAAATGGAAGTTAGAATATTTATCGTTATTCGAAGAAAATCTCAAGATATTCCTAagaagataaataaaatatatggttTGATGTGgctttgtcttttttaattaggtTTTTGAGACGGTGAAAtgataattctaaaaaatgtCACGCAAAGTAACGTAACATTTTATACGTGATAATATCACGATAATTTAGCATTTATTTAAActgaaaaagaaaacaataagatttcacaaaatatttcacatgtttaaatgattttaaatgaCTTATTATTTGAATCCTTTATCATTACCGAATGCTGGTATTAAAAGGTAATACCGTatgtattttatgtaaatcGGATCCGTATATCAAAAAATCTTCTTACACTggattttatatgaaaattatgatagAATCTGATGTAGCAAGGTTTACAggaaaataaaactttaattgaaagtttaaaataaaaaattggtaagAATTGTATGTAAAGAATTTCGgtataaaatgattaatcTTAATTCTGGTCGAAATTAATCATTTCGGCTggaattaaacttttttaaaattacaataatataaaggTATGTTTGCAAAATTAggatatatcaaaatttttttgatatagaaTCAAGTCCGATTCATAAAATATCGCGACTTTACTAAGAAACCCAGCATATCTTTGGTTCCGGGAGAAAAATCCGAAATAACAccaaatccggtttatcgaagaTCCGATTTCCTGTGTATTGTATCTGTGTTACTAGTACTAGTATATTTGTCGATTATTATTAGCCGCAGATGATAAACAGATACTCTCATGATTTTTTACGTAaatctaaaagaaaataatttatgtatgTACTGTACCCTAAACGATGGGCAATAATACCTAGTATCATACAAATTCGAAGTTCTGGTGCAAGGTAAGCGAAAATCTTCATGTATACAGGTAGGTGTAGTACTGTATTTTGAAGGTACTATAACTCACCATTATAAagttttcattataattttaactaatgaataatgaaaatattttacgtTACAAGCGTATATTTACAGTATTCCGACACAAAATTTATactttcaaaaatataaatagtacAAATACTGATCAAACGCAAATAAATCGCCCGGTTAGTTCAGTTGGTTAGAACGCCACATCTTTCAAATCTTATGTTATAAGCTTTAATCGTGGAAACGCGGGTTCAATTCCTGCACTGGGCCTTTTTCTTtgtgcaattttttttaaaaaaaaaattcatattttgcTGCgactaattaaatatatttcattagcCGCAGTAATTTCAGATTAATTTCAGAATCAACGTTTTCTAtaagattataattataagataacagataataatttatatgtttatttaaatattaattatgcaaattatttacaatttaaatttatatatatattttttttttttaaaaaaaaaattgcttctTTTGCTGCGGTAAATCACGCCATccgcttttatttttttatttgaatggatTATGCAAATCTCTCGagtaattttcaaaatatttatattttttattatattagaattttctttgtaattcttgtaaattctatattttccATGGCtgagatttttatattatcacgaaatactatataataatacgctatctcttatattttattttatcacatAGGAAAATACATTacacaatattaaataatacactATAATAACGTAAATAAATCGTGGTTAATTCAGTTGGTTAGAACGCCACACCTTAATTTCTCTAATTTCACGGTCTGAAAATGTAATATTGtggataatatatattatacacaCTATTATTGTGGTTAATTACAATatgaatcatttaaaatttgttcattTCAACTgtgtatgaaatttaattggtCATCAAATATTCatccataaaataattatttaatagaatatacagtaaataagTCGCCCGGTTAGTTCAGTTGGTTAGAACGCCACATCTTATAAAACTTACGTGATAAACGTGAATCGTGGAAACGCGGGTTCAATTCCTGCACtgggcttttttttttttgtgcaatttttttttaaaaaaaattcatattttgcTGCgactaattaaatatatttcattagcCGCAGTAATCGTAATCTCAGATAAGTcagattattaatttcagaattaacgtttctataagattataattataagataataatttatgtgtgtatttaaatattcattatgcaaattatttataacaataatgaaagtttcattaaatatgtattttttttaaaaaaaaaattgcttctTTGCTGCGGTACATCACGACCATccgcttttatttttttgattggaTTATGCAAATCTCCTCTTATTGagtaattttcaaaatatttaatatttcattgtactagaattttctttgtaattcttgtaaattctatattttccATGGCtgagattttttatattatcacgAAATACTATATGTTAATAATACGCTAtctcttatattttattttatcacatAGGAAAATACATTacacaatattaaataatatactacaGCAACGTAAATAAATCGCATGGTGAATTCAGTTGGTTAGAACGCCACATCTTATAAGACATTACGTGATAAATGTGAAGTCGTAACCGTGGAAACGCGGGTTCAATTCCTGCACTGggccacttttttttttgcgtacagactttttaaaaaaataaacttcgACTAATATTGTGTGATTTATCAACCGCAGTAATCTCCGATATCTCcgattaacgtttcttttgcTGCGATAAATCACGAAATACTATATGTTGATAATGTAAGATTGTgggaaatatatattaatatacaaCTATATACACATGAATCATTTGGACTATGTATGagatttaagaattttaattggtcatcaaatatttatccataaaataaatttttaatagaatacAACAAATAAATCGCCCAGTTAGTTTAATTGGTTAGAACGCCACACCTATTGTTCTGAATTACAGAATATCAAAACCGTGGAAATGCGGGTTCAATTCCTGCACTGggcttgtaattttttttaagaaaaaatcttattttgtTGCGACTAATAATAGGTAATTTCATTAGCCGCAGTAATCTCCGattgtttcaaaaattaaCGTTTTCTGcgtatttatactttatagtTATAAGATAATGTATATAAATCTTtcattatacaaattatttataataataatgaaaagttccattaaatatttatttttttttaaaaaaaaataacaaatagtTTGTTTTGCTGCAGTTAATCATATTACACGATCTTTTACGGATATAAATTTCTCTATATGATTACGCTACTAATAGATAAACTCACCCCATAAAAGTATCTCTTGTATAAGCCAATTATAAATGCACGATTGACGTCATGAACACCTACGGACAAATCTTCCGCTGACGAAATCATGGGATAATTTTATCCAGCTCTTGAGCTTTTGTATGAAAAGCGTTTCAACAAGTGCTAATTTAATTCCGGCCGCAACAATATACAGATATAAAAGCACAAGTTtacttttacattttatatactgtatcaaaattaatgttttaatatatGGTTAAGTCGAATATTCAATGTTTAGGCAATATGTATGTTGGAGTATATATTTTCACAATTGAGTCTACAGGGATGCAGAGTATAATTTACTGGTTAATACTATATAAGGGGGGGGGAgggaataatttaaacaaacataatatttaaacatattaaaatttttggaagTTTTCAGTAAAGTCGGAAATATTCGGTACACCCGATTTCAGAAAAGAGAGGGGGTGCTTTAAACATATGTGAACATAtgtgtttaaattattttaaaattttcaaaaatagaggGGGGAGGGGAGGAcgttaaactaaaaattaatttggaatGGCCTAATTATGCTAATTTTATGCAATACAACAAAACTCTATAGTATagtaacaaaatataatattttaattattttatgagtTTACTTCATCATAATTGATCCGAAATTTGACCACTAACATTAAACTATGATTACAGTATTAAGGTGCCGATGTGTGTTACacgaaaaaatttgtttaaatatttataaatctgtaaaaaaatttcaagaacaGTATTTTCGACTGTATAGTATGATGTGGATATTTATCTGAGTATTCCTAGTTTTGGTAGTTCATAATTTTGGCGGAATCAAACCAAAATCACACTATACTGAACTCAGCTGACACTATACTAAACTCAGCTAGGCAAGTAGActcaattataaaatgaattactGTATATGTTGCGTATCATCATGATACTCCTTAGcgaatattagtaatttattgtCCATAGAAATATTACTATACGTTTTACGGTTTTAGTGATAATTTTATGCTATctaaactaataaattaataaacaaaaacatgcttaataatttatattaatttttgttttttctgcggttaattgaaatatattagaatatttaatttcacatgataaataaaaatacttttccATATTTTCCAATTAGTTCAGTTGGTTAGAACTCCACGCGCggattaatatttacaatttcaaCGCCCTTGAGACTAGCCAGCGTGGAACCGCGGGTTCGACCTCCGCACtgagtattaaaaattttatttttcttgcaAAAAAATTACGTGTAACTATTGTAAATCATCTATTTATTGAGCcttatttatagaatttttcttaatttagaaatgattttttgaaaagaaagagaatttatttaatggtgACACTATTGATTAAGTAATGTTTATAAAATGGTTACAAAGAAATTCATTTAGCAGTTAGTACGACAATAGGCTAATTGCATGTTTTCTTTCGAATTTACCATAAGTTAACtgaaatatttcttataaaaaggATTTTAGTTATGGGAGgattttcgttaaaaaaatatatatattatatagtatatatatgtatatattaatccGAATTTGATTAACAAAACATTTAAAAGGCGTTTCAAAGGTTGCATTggatacataattttttactcTCCCTTCttcgaaaatttttaatataaaaatttttttttaaatcggATGTATAAaacactttttaaaatatatatttttgacaagagaagaaaaaagccaaatgcattatttatttaaaacctaattttaaataagtataaataataataatcctttatttgaatttttcatttcctcCCCGGCAAAttacctattttttttaacaatgagGAAATATAGTTTTTTATCTACTTATATTGtggtattaattattttatacattggAATTATAACTAACACGAACGCTTTAGTAGGTAACATTTGTACAAGTGGTACGTATAATTATTTCAACGATAatcttgtttttttaaagattttataaattcattatttctttttattcttttaaattagccacgataaaagaattaaataatgttacaACAACAGGGGTAAAAGTAAAagttaaagtaaaaaaatgggCACCATCAGGATCTAAAATACGTGTAAAAATCGAtgtaggtaaaaaaaaatcgattagAAATCTTATAATTTGGGCCGAAACTGTTAATGGTGAACATATCGGATATTGGGACCCAATTTCTGCTCATGTTTATGTGAGTGGTTGTAATGGACCTGGTAATTCAACCATTTCGAATCAAGTTGACTTGAATcgtaagtttattattatatgtaattataatttaaagaaaaaatgtcatttaattaattaatcatcaCATTGCATATACAGTTTCCCATATAACTTATATATGGAATCCACCTAACGCAAAAGATTATAAAACATTTGTTACGCCCACACCTTCAATAACTACAAATGCAGTTACAATTACACCGACTTACAGCACAAAAGCCACAACAGCGCCTAATCCATCAACATTTAATATGAAACGTCATAAACAAGCTGCTAAAAGTGGGTCCATTAAATTTAAAGGTGTCTTACAACTTATGAATCATACAGatgatgatatttattattttgaatcaaattttattaaaaaatcttcttcaaataatgaaaaggtTATTTCAGGaaataatcatatattaaatgttactcgcataaatgataatattccTAAAGATCctcctttttctgctgcttattataataattataataatatcatcaatTTACTTGTATTAAATAGTGTAATTGctttaattattgaatattttttatattttttgtaattttcagttaataattttaataatttttttcaatattttttttttttacattaaattccTGAATTCctgaaaaagtttattattatttgtcgATCATCCCTGATTATTTCATTGACAGTTCTTTCTACCTAAGGCTACAAATACAAGTTACCTAATTTCTAGAATGTCACCCGGACAATCAGGTGAAAAATCATGACGTTCTAAATATGATATTTGTATCATTATTACGCACTGTCAGCTGATAACGCACATCCTAACTATTTAAATCTCTTACTTCCCGTAAGTTCTTTCACAAATCCGAATTAATGATCCGTAAAATCCGGATgaatcataattatataaattgtcaattaaataattttaaaaagtaaatgattttttggtacGGATCAAGATCTGCCATGAgtcatgataaaaaaaagaatagggGATGAAATCTATAGATATCTGCATATCTGGGATTTTTTATTCGTCACCTTAAACTACTATCCGGATATCTGCATATCTATGCAGATATCCGTCCGTGACCTCtactaaaaatatttccttATTTATTCACATATAACacataatatgatttttttcgtCTATTCTGAcgatattcttttaaaatgacTATAATATAAACGATCATTACTACAAAAACCTTCGAACAAGATTAAagtcaatatatttattttcgaATATAACagtgatttaattaaaattgtaaatttactattagctATACCATTCGACATGCAAGAGCATTTCCATCACAGATTATTCTGTACAATgatcttttttgaaaaaaaaaaattactattaattcCAATATTTCGCGGTAATCTTCATCCTGTTGTCTCAATACAATTttgtgaaataaattaaattttgtttagcATCTTTATTAAACGACTGTCGCGATTGtccaaaaatttgattattcagattataaatcaattttgatattaaaaatgttagaaTTTAGAAATCACGTTGATAAATAGAATaggatataaataaataaatgattaaataaataaatatataaatagttaaattattttctgatCATACAATctatagtataaataaataaacgactaatatctataaatataaataaacaatatacaatatataaacaataataatttttttttcttttcttttttttttataaaaaatttgacgtgatatttacttttttaaaatctcagattttaaaattagtttttttaagaTTCATTATCATTGGGATAAAAGAAGAAAGCTAaagatataatgatatatgtTGCTAGCAACATAACGCCTTCTAACCAATTTGATTTAccatcctaaaaaaaaaaaaaagaaaaaagggatTCAAGGGTTAAAATTCAAGTAACAAATAAGTGTAtagcaaaaaatatatatatatatatattatttacctgaattagataatttgttatcaaaattgaaataaatagtACAACAGTTTCGAATGATTGAAAATATAATGACATGTCTTGTCCTATTGCCCATCCAAGTAGAACAAGGAATGGTGTAACGAAAAGTGCAATTTGCTAAATagggaaatattatttaattaaaattgttgaatgtaaataaataatcatttctATACTATTATTTACCATAGAACTACCAGCAGAAACGTTGACGGCAAGATCCATTTTATTTCTCATCGCGGCATTAATAGCGGTAACAAACTATGAAAGTCACgtgtcaattaaaataattcgatcgaatcaaataaatttaattttaatttatcattaatttaccTCAGCAGCATTACCAACAATaggtattaaaattaaaccgACAAAGGTCTTGCTTAATCCAGAGGATTCAACAATTCCTTCAATTGAACCAACTAAATAATCAGCAGAGAAAGAAACAATAACTGTTATAGAAGCcagtaaaaatattgatacACCAAGTGATAATTGAGGATCattatcttcttcttcttcttctcctTGATATAAGTTTGAATGAGTTTTCATCTAGCAAgaaaaggaacaaaaaaaaaatattttttttaaccaaaatttcGTGATTACGCGTCACAAGGTTAATATATGAAAGTACTCACTtggaaataaagataaagtatgtaaattatcaataaaacaACTGCCGTTCCACGAGACAAATCTAAAAGTCCGCTTTTC is a genomic window containing:
- a CDS encoding uncharacterized protein (SECRETED:cutsite_TNA-LV; SECRETED:prob_0.6541); SECRETED:SignalP(1-27); the protein is MRKYSFLSTYIVVLIILYIGIITNTNALVGNICTSATIKELNNVTTTGVKVKVKVKKWAPSGSKIRVKIDVGKKKSIRNLIIWAETVNGEHIGYWDPISAHVYVSGCNGPGNSTISNQVDLNLSHITYIWNPPNAKDYKTFVTPTPSITTNAVTITPTYSTKATTAPNPSTFNMKRHKQAAKSGSIKFKGVLQLMNHTDDDIYYFESNFIKKSSSNNEKVISGNNHILNVTRINDNIPKDPPFSAAYYNNYNNIINLLVLNSVIALIIEYFLYFL